The following proteins are co-located in the Pochonia chlamydosporia 170 chromosome 6, whole genome shotgun sequence genome:
- a CDS encoding gamma-glutamyltranspeptidase (similar to Neosartorya fischeri NRRL 181 XP_001261394.1): MHHSLTLLASFALALASPAPSHTPSCSSSDNGDARVGAVATQSDTCSHIGTQLLKDGGNAVDAMVGVVFCVGVIGMFHSGIGGGGFMLVRLPNKGYEYIDFRETAPAAATQDMYNNDTDLSIFGGMASGVPGQVKGLEYAHKKHGALPWQYIVKPSVKVAREGFTVTQDLVDAMEGLDFLKDDPAWAIDFAPQGRLVKLGETMTRKRLADTLEAIATGGSDAFYTGPIANATIRALRASKGIMTLEDLKNYTAITRDALSINYRGYKLASTGAPSSGAVALSALNTVSGYDDFFHPDSVNISTHRLDEAMRFAYGQRTSFGDPSFVSGLDNYTHNMLTAATGAEIRSKISDKTSHNVSWYDPKGIESLNTPGTSHMVTADASGMAVSLTTTINLLFGSQLIVPETGVIMNNEMNDFSIPGSSNAFGYIPSPANYIRPGKRPLSSISPVIAETADGRLYFVTGAAGGSRITSTNIQTMVHALDEKLDPLSALRKPRFHDQLVPNQAEFEWTFDNSTVDFMRSVGHNVTWVKPGFSLAQAIRLLSNGTFEAAGEPRMTNSGGYAV; encoded by the exons ATGCATCACTCACTTACTCTACTTGCAAGCTTTGCACTGGCTCTTGCGTCGCCTGCACCATCACAtactccttcttgttcttctaGTGATAATGGTGACGCGCGTGTTGGAGCCGTAGCAACCCAAAGTGACACCTGCAGCCATATTGGCACGCAGTTGCTCAAGGATGGAGGCAATGCCGTTGATGCCATGGTCGGTGTCGTATTCTGCGTTGGGGTCATTGGCATGTTTCACAGTGGcatcggcggcggtggtTTTATGCTAGTGAGGCTGCCGAACAAGGGATATGAATATATTGACTTTCGAGAGACGGCTCCCGCAGCGGCCACACAAGACATGTACAACAATGATACGGACCTAAGTATTTTTGGTGGTATGGCTAG TGGTGTCCCTGGACAGGTAAAGGGTCTTGAATATGCCCACAAGAAACATGGGGCTTTACCCTGGCAGTACATTGTCAAGCCCTCCGTCAAGGTTGCCAGAGAGGGCTTTACAGTCACTCAAGATCTGGTGGATGCCATGGAAGGTCTTGATTTTCTTAAGGACGACCCTGCATGGGCAATCGACTTTGCTCCTCAAGGCCGTTTGGTGAAATTGGGAGAGACAATGACGCGAAAACGTCTAGCTGATACCTTGGAAGCAATTGCAACTGGTGGCAGTGATGCATTTTATACCGGCCCCATTGCCAACGCAACTATAAGAGCGCTCCGTGCTTCCAAGGGTATAATGACGCTGGAAGACTTGAAGAATTACACGGCAATCACCAGAGACGCCTTGAGCATCAACTACCGCGGGTATAAACTCGCCAGTACTGGTGCTCCCTCGTCTGGAGCCGTGGCACTTAGTGCTCTCAATACCGTGAGTGGCTATGATGATTTCTTCCACCCTGACAGTGTGAACATCTCGACCCATCGTCTCGATGAAGCCATGCGCTTTGCATATGGTCAGCGAACGTCATTCGGTGACCCATCGTTTGTCTCTGGGCTAGATAACTACACCCATAATATGTTGACGGCCGCCACCGGAGCTGAAATCCGCTCAAAAATCTCCGACAAGACATCGCACAACGTGTCGTGGTATGACCCCAAAGGCATTGAGTCCCTAAATACTCCTGGAACGTCACACATGGTCACGGCGGATGCCTCTGGCATGGCTGTTTCTCTCACCACAACAATCAATTTGCTATTTGGCTCGCAGCTGATAGTCCCAGAGACGGGTGTCATTATGAATAATGAGATGAACGACTTTAGCATTCCGGGATCAAGCAATGCCTTTGGATATATTCCCAGTCCGGCAAATTACATCCGACCTGGCAAACGCCCCCTTTCTTCTATATCGCCAGTTATTGCGGAAACTGCAGACGGTCGGCTATACTTTGTTACTGGCGCAGCAGGAGGTAGCCGAATCACGTCGACAAACATACAGACCATGGTGCATGCCTTGGATGAAAAGCTCGATCCCCTGAGCGCACTTAGGAAGCCCCGTTTCCACGACCAGCTCGTTCCAAACCAGGCTGAATTTGAGTGGACGTTTGACAACTCTACGGTTGACTTTATGCGTTCTGTGGGCCATAATGTCACTTGGGTTAAGCCTGGGTTTAGTCTGGCACAGGCTATTCGTTTATTGTCGAACGGAACATTTGAAGCGGCGGGAGAACCTAGAATGACAAATTCCGGAGGTTATGCCGTGTAA